A window of the Helianthus annuus cultivar XRQ/B chromosome 4, HanXRQr2.0-SUNRISE, whole genome shotgun sequence genome harbors these coding sequences:
- the LOC110888893 gene encoding protein FAR1-RELATED SEQUENCE 5-like codes for MWHIWEKLKTKVGPVLSANTDFNTRMTRVVWNDTIIPEDFETEWHSIMSTFGLENHEWLKDMYDLRFDWIPAYYHGEDLAGLMRTTSRCESENYFFGQICNPRCTLVEFFTHFETAMDIQRHGHRRNDHDTRYIECKPWSDFVLEKQASEIYTQTIFKDIQIEIDAAITKCMSKSVDTVGDVQYFEIKDFRQPCTSFFKVQYGKEEDGLSINCSCKRFEQFGILCRHIFYVLRYEDISEFPRRYVHRRWTRDVVSMGSNHSNIRFNEIGRNSEIDKVYRDIVVANEYVVNRLVGDLDELCRYRDHIKSYIDKADEVMVAAPPPTRKERFADIGGNIEKSDSIIRVPIKTRTKGCGVQKRIKSNREIAIQKSSKIQKSCRVCGGKGHNS; via the exons ATGTGGCATATATGGGAGAAATTGAAGACAAAG GTTGGTCCTGTTTTGTCAGCCAACACTGATTTTAATACAAGAATGACTCGTGTTGTTTGGAATGATACTATTATTCCAGAAGATTTTGAAACTGAGTGGCATTCAATAATGTCTACTTTTGGATTGGAAAATCATGAGTGGTTAAAAGACATGTACGATCTTCGATTTGATTGGATTCCTGCTTATTATCATGGAGAGGATTTGGCTGGGCTTATGCGTACTACGTCAAGATGTGAAAGCGAGAATTACTTCTTTGGTCAGATTTGCAATCCAAGATGTACACTTGTTGAATTTTTCACTCATTTTGAGACTGCAATGGATATTCAAAGGCATGGGCATAGGAGGAATGATCATGATACAAGGTATATTGAGTGTAAACCGTGGAGTGACTTTGTATTGGAGAAACAAGCATCAGAAATATACACCCAAACAATTTTTAAGGATATTCAAATTGAAATTGATGCTGCTATTACAAAGTgtatgtcaaagtctgttgataCTGTGGGTGATGTTCAATATTTTGAAATAAAGGATTTCAGACAGCCATGCACATCTTTTTTCAAg GTGCAATACGGCAAAGAAGAAGATGGTTTAAGTATAAATTGTTCTTGCAAACGGTTTGAACAATTTGGTATATTGTGCCGCCATATATTTTACGTATTACGATATGAGGATATTAGTGAGTTTCCTAGAAGATATGTTCATAGAAGATGGACGAGAGATGTCGTTTCAATGGGATCAAATCATTCCAATATTCGATTTAATGAAATTGGTAGGAATAGTGAGATTGATAAAGTTTATAGAGACATTGTTGTTGCAAATGAGTACGTGGTTAATAGGCTGGTTGGCGATTTAGATGAACTGTGTCGTTACAGGGAtcatattaaaagttatattgaTAAAGCGGATGAGGTTATGGTTGCTGCGCCGCCTCCTACTCGCAAAGAAAGATTTGCTGATATTGGAGGGAACATAGAGAAATCTGATTCTATAATTCGTGTCCCCATCAAAACAAGGACCAAAGGATGCGGTGTACAAAAAAGGATCAAGTCTAATCGTGAGATTGCAATTCAGAAATCATCAAAGATCCAGAAATCGTGCCGTGTTTGTGGTGGAAAAGGACATAACAGTTGA
- the LOC110891258 gene encoding peroxisome biogenesis protein 6, with the protein MCSIYDFGSQQSNLCWIFAESSMVGRRKPLVLSSTKSLINSVLNSSNKLNTNGIDGAPINRHSSGDVDGGETTALQLRAGILRLSDEKLGLSRQKAISLDEAALIGLSTSLLKRLSITSGSLVIVKNVDSQIQRISQIVALDPPNVHDVSSNNELLSYNASNAMVVFPSVTYPLIHHVPFTSEVAYVSPLLAFNLGLHTSCLKLLLHHGEDKLASLFEVKGDNESNIETNEGFSVNLDIKPLTKLPRYASHLRVSFVKVPECGTIGSLKGNSSIEAEDRQQKIDIALNEYFTIDRYLSRGDVFSIRVNWSCKSAMCIACSQNNQNSSDNNLYFKVVAAEPSEEPVLRINRTETALVLSASTPSAIPPNLLVNKKKGFSPLHQDTVKTLASIITPTLCPSALSSKFRVAVLLFGLPGCGKRTVVKHVAHQLGLHVVEYSCHDLVASSERKTSVMLTQAFTAARRYSPTILLLRHFDAFSNLSSNDGSPNDQIGVNSEVASVIREFTEPFTQDEDDYEDEDEAEHMNSTRAIYTHPVLLVAAADNSEGLPPTIRRCFSHEMKMGPLTEDQRVELLSQSLQRIPELLPDTSPEDLAKDMVGQTSGFMPRDIRALIADASSSLVPTNGISFENKESQKDIQPPSKEFMSKALERSKKRNASALGTPKVPNVKWEDVGGLEDVKKSILDTVQLPLLHKDLFSSGLRKRSGVLLYGPPGTGKTLLAKAVATECSLNFLSVKGPELINMYIGESEKNVRDIFQKARAARPCVIFFDELDSLAPARGASGDSGGVMDRVVSQMLAEIDGLNDSSQDLFIIGASNRPDLIDAALLRPGRFDKLLYVGVTTDPSYRERVLKALTRKFKLHEDVSLYSIAKKCPPNFTGADMYALCADAWFHAAKRKVLAADADPTNMKDDVDSVVVEYEDFVTVLRELSPSLSLAELKKYEMLRDQFEGASSK; encoded by the exons ATGTGTTCCATATATGATTTTGGCTCACAACAATCCAATTTGTGTTGGATTTTTGCAGAATCCTCAATGGTGGGGAGAAGGAAGCCACTGGTGCTTTCTTCTACAAAATCACTTATCAATTCTGTTCTCAATTCATCCAATAAACTAAACACAAACGGAATTGATGGTGCTCCGATCAACAGACACTCCTCCGGTGACGTCGATGGCGGTGAAACGACGGCGTTGCAGTTGCGTGCTGGTATTCTCAGATTATCGGATGAAAAATTAGGGTTATCACGCCAGAAGGCGATTTCTCTCGATGAAGCTGCCTTGATTGGACTCTCTACTTCACTTCTCAAAAGGCTCTCTATCACCTCAGGTTCACTG GTGATTGTAAAAAATGTGGATTCCCAGATACAAAGAATCAGCCAAATTGTGGCTCTTGATCCTCCCAATGTTCATGATGTTTCATCAAACAATGAACTGTTGTCATACAATGCTTCAAATGCAATGGTTGTGTTTCCTTCAGTTACTTATCCTCTGATTCACCATGTCCCGTTTACTTCAGAAGTTGCATACGTTTCTCCTCTTTTAGCGTTTAATCTCGGTTTGCATACCTCATGCTTAAAACTGCTTCTTCATCATGGAGAAGACAAACTGGCCTCTCTGTTTGAAGTAAAAGGGGACAATGAATCTAATATCGAAACAAATGAAGGCTTCTCTGTTAATCTAGATATTAAACCTTTGACAAAATTACCAAGGTATGCCTCACATTTAAGAGTATCATTTGTAAAAGTACCCGAATGTGGTACCATTGGATCTCTCAAAGGAAATTCATCTATTGAAGCTGAAGATCGTCAACAAAAGATCGATATTGCTTTAAATGAGTACTTCACTATTGATAGATATCTTTCCAGAGGTGATGTTTTCAGTATCCGCGTTAACTGGAGTTGCAAATCGGCTATGTGCATTGCCTGTAGccaaaataatcaaaattcaAGTGATAACAATCTATACTTTAAG GTGGTTGCAGCGGAACCGTCAGAAGAACCCGTTCTTAGAATCAATCGCACAGAAACAGCCCTTGTGCTTTCTGCAAGTACTCCGTCTGCTATTCCCCCAAATCTTTTAGTGAATAAGAAAAAAGGTTTTTCACCGTTACATCAAGATACGGTAAAAACCCTAGCCTCCATTATTACTCCAACTTTATGCCCATCAGCACTTTCATCAAAATTCCGGGTTGCTGTTCTATTGTTCGGTTTACCTG GGTGTGGGAAGAGGACGGTGGTGAAGCATGTTGCTCATCAACTTGGGCTGCATGTGGTTGAATACAGTTGTCACGATTTAGTTGCATCCTCCGAGAGGAAAACTTCTGTCATGTTGACTCAAGCTTTCACTGCCGCTCGTAG ATACTCGCCAACGATTCTTCTTCTCCGTCACTTTGATGCTTTTAGCAATTTGAGCTCCAATGATGGTTCACCAAATGATCAAATCGGTGTTAATTCTGAAGTTGCATCTGTCATCAGGGAGTTCACCGAGCCATTTACCCAAGATGAAGATGATTACGAAGATGAAGATGAAGCAGAG CATATGAACAGCACTCGAGCCATATATACTCATCCAGTGCTGCTCGTTGCAGCTGCTGATAATTCCGAAGGATTGCCACCTACAATTAGGCGTTGTTTTAGTCATGAAATGAAGATGGGACCGTTGACTGAAGACCAAAGAGTTGAACTGCTATCTCAATCACTTCAACGTATTCCTGAACTGCTTCCAGAT ACGTCTCCAGAGGATCTTGCAAAAGATATGGTCGGACAGACATCTGGTTTCATGCCGAGGGATATTAGGGCTTTAATTGCTGATGCTAGTTCAAGTTTGGTTCCTACTAATGGCATTAGCTTTGAGAACAAAGAGTCCCAAAAGGATATTCAGCCTCCTAGCAAAGAATTTATGAGCAAAGCTTTGGAGCGATCCAAGAAAAGAAACGCCTCTGCTCTGGGGACCCCCAAG GTCCCAAATGTCAAATGGGAGGATGTTGGTGGACTAGAAGATGTGAAAAAATCTATTCTGGATACCGTTCAG CTCCCCCTTCTGCATAAGGATTTGTTTTCATCCGGGCTACGTAAACGCTCCGGTGTTCTTCTTTATGGTCCTCCTGGTACTGGGAAG ACTTTGTTGGCAAAAGCTGTTGCAACCGAATGTTCTCTTAATTTTCTAAGTGTTAAAGGGCCTGAATTGATCAACATGTACATAGGAGAATCGGAGAAAAATGTAAGAGACATATTCCAGAAG GCCCGCGCAGCCCGCCCGTGTGTCAtcttctttgatgagctggattcTCTAGCTCCAGCCCGAGGTGCTTCTGGTGATTCTGGGGGAGTTATGGACCGTGTTGTTTCTCAG ATGCTTGCAGAGATTGATGGCCTGAATGATTCTTCCCAA GATTTGTTTATAATAGGAGCAAGCAACAGACCAGATCTTATAGATGCAGCACTTCTAAGGCCTGGTCGGTTTGATAAGCTACTTTATGTTGGCGTCACTACAGACCCGTCTTATAGAGAAAG ggTATTGAAAGCATTGACCCGTAAATTTAAATTACACGAAGACGTATCTCTTTATTCAATAGCCAAGAAATGTCCACCAAACTTTACGGGCGCAGACATGTATGCATTGTGTGCAGACGCTTGGTTCCATGCTGCAAAGCGCAAG GTTTTAGCCGCCGATGCAGATCCAACTAACATGAAGGATGACGTTGATTCTGTGGTGGTTGAATATGAAGATTTTGTGACG GTATTGAGAGAGCTCTCCCCCTCACTTTCTCTAGCAGAGCTTAAAAAATATGAGATGTTGCGAGATCAATTTGAAGGAGCTTCTTCAAAATAA